Proteins from a genomic interval of Geodermatophilus obscurus DSM 43160:
- a CDS encoding flavin reductase family protein produces the protein MTSPNTRVHFDPTAMDGGAFYRVLNSIVVPRPIAWVGTRSAEGVVNLAPHSFYTVACVSPPVVQFTSVGRKDTLDNVEATGEFTVSLTPEWLFEQVNATGTDFPHGVSEAEEVGVALEPSERVGVPRVAESPVAVECTLHSTVRLGDSTVVFGRVELISVWESAVEGGRPRIERLRPLARLGGNEWTALGEVKEIKRIPYRRWSEDPAIGEQLRGQ, from the coding sequence GTGACCAGCCCGAACACCCGCGTCCACTTCGACCCGACGGCCATGGACGGCGGCGCCTTCTACCGGGTGCTCAACTCGATCGTCGTACCCCGCCCGATCGCCTGGGTGGGCACCCGCTCGGCCGAGGGGGTGGTGAACCTGGCGCCGCACTCGTTCTACACGGTGGCGTGCGTGTCCCCGCCGGTCGTGCAGTTCACCTCGGTCGGCCGCAAGGACACCCTGGACAACGTCGAGGCGACCGGCGAGTTCACCGTCAGCCTCACCCCGGAGTGGCTGTTCGAGCAGGTCAACGCCACGGGCACCGACTTCCCGCACGGGGTCAGCGAGGCCGAGGAGGTCGGCGTGGCGCTGGAGCCGAGCGAGCGGGTCGGCGTCCCCCGCGTCGCGGAGTCACCGGTCGCCGTGGAGTGCACGTTGCACTCCACGGTCCGGCTCGGCGACAGCACGGTGGTGTTCGGCCGGGTGGAGCTGATCAGCGTGTGGGAGAGCGCCGTCGAGGGGGGCCGGCCGCGGATCGAGCGGCTGCGGCCGCTGGCCCGCCTGGGCGGCAACGAGTGGACGGCGCTGGGCGAGGTGAAGGAGATCAAGCGGATCCCCTACCGCCGGTGGTCGGAGGACCCGGCCATCGGCGAGCAGCTGCGCGGGCAGTAG
- a CDS encoding dihydrofolate reductase family protein: MSGPVRGPWDGSDWTGWWGPEPPYHHPVFVLTHHARNPVEVAGGTTSTFVPEGIESALEQAFAAAGGPDVRLGGGPATVQQYLRAGLVDELDIAVVPVLLGRGERLLDGLEGAPPLECAEVVASPSVAHICTVRR; the protein is encoded by the coding sequence GTGTCCGGCCCGGTTCGCGGCCCGTGGGACGGCAGCGACTGGACCGGCTGGTGGGGCCCGGAGCCGCCCTACCACCACCCGGTCTTCGTCCTGACCCACCACGCGCGCAACCCGGTGGAGGTGGCCGGCGGCACGACGTCCACCTTCGTTCCCGAAGGCATCGAGTCCGCGCTGGAGCAGGCGTTCGCCGCGGCCGGTGGCCCGGACGTCCGGTTGGGCGGTGGACCGGCCACCGTGCAGCAGTACCTGCGCGCGGGCCTGGTCGACGAGCTGGACATCGCCGTCGTGCCGGTGCTGCTCGGCAGGGGCGAGCGGCTTCTCGACGGTCTGGAGGGAGCGCCGCCGCTGGAGTGCGCCGAGGTCGTCGCGTCGCCGTCCGTGGCGCACATCTGCACGGTGCGCCGCTAG
- a CDS encoding lipase family alpha/beta hydrolase, translated as MLAGLSPARRRLVVTVLALVVVAVLVTGATLLLGRLSGAAGREPVSQSEPGPVLLVPGYGGSTASLQPLADRLAAEGRDATVVAVPGNGTGDLGGSADVLDEAVDAALERTGANSVDVVGYSAGGVVARLWAADGGADVARRIVTLGSPHHGTTLADLAGSLSPDQCPEACRQLATGSPLLIHLNAGDETPEGPAWVSIWTTQDETVTPPESARLEGALELPVQSVCADARVAHGDLPRHPLVQAMVLEQLGVAAPAALGPEDCARLSG; from the coding sequence GTGCTCGCCGGTCTGTCCCCCGCTCGCCGCCGCCTCGTCGTCACCGTGCTGGCCCTCGTCGTCGTCGCCGTCCTGGTCACCGGCGCAACCCTCCTGCTCGGGCGGCTGTCGGGCGCTGCCGGCAGGGAGCCGGTGTCGCAGTCGGAGCCCGGGCCGGTGCTGCTGGTGCCCGGCTACGGCGGCTCCACCGCGTCGCTGCAGCCGCTGGCCGACCGGCTGGCCGCCGAGGGGCGCGACGCCACGGTGGTCGCCGTCCCCGGGAACGGCACCGGCGACCTCGGCGGGTCCGCCGACGTGCTGGACGAGGCCGTCGACGCGGCGCTGGAGCGCACCGGCGCGAACAGCGTGGACGTCGTCGGTTACTCCGCCGGTGGCGTCGTCGCCCGGCTGTGGGCGGCCGACGGCGGCGCGGACGTCGCCCGCCGCATCGTCACGCTCGGCTCCCCCCACCACGGCACCACGCTGGCCGACCTGGCCGGCTCGCTGTCCCCGGACCAGTGCCCGGAGGCGTGTCGGCAGCTCGCCACCGGCAGCCCGCTGCTGATCCACCTCAACGCCGGTGACGAGACACCGGAGGGGCCCGCCTGGGTGTCGATCTGGACGACGCAGGACGAGACCGTGACTCCGCCGGAGTCCGCGCGGCTGGAGGGCGCGCTCGAGCTGCCGGTGCAGTCGGTCTGCGCCGACGCTCGCGTCGCCCACGGCGACCTGCCGCGCCACCCGCTGGTCCAGGCGATGGTGCTCGAACAGCTCGGGGTCGCCGCTCCGGCCGCGCTGGGCCCCGAGGACTGCGCCCGGTTGAGCGGCTGA
- a CDS encoding ArsR/SmtB family transcription factor: MQVNACIMLVVAAETRDVDQVFKALADPTRRLFLDRLREQDGQTLGELCTRLGMARQSATQHLDVLVRAGLVTVVRRGRERLHFLNPAPLHDIGERWISSFDRPRLAALSAIRSRAEEYAMTESVPTYVYVTYIRAGAEQVWHALTDADLTARYWGHANVSDWRPGSRWEHRRSGAVDVAGRVLEADPPRRLVITFGAPDGDEPPGGDSVVTFVLEEQGGIVRLTVTHENLADAKALGEISHGWPAVLANLKSLLETGEVLPAAPWEMAPAGQSS; encoded by the coding sequence ATGCAGGTGAATGCCTGCATCATGCTGGTCGTGGCGGCGGAGACCCGGGACGTGGACCAGGTCTTCAAGGCCCTGGCCGACCCCACCCGGCGGCTGTTCCTCGACCGGCTGCGCGAGCAGGACGGTCAGACGCTGGGCGAGCTCTGCACCCGGCTCGGCATGGCCCGCCAATCGGCCACCCAGCACCTCGACGTCCTCGTCCGCGCGGGCCTGGTCACCGTGGTCCGCCGCGGCCGGGAGCGGCTGCACTTCCTCAACCCGGCACCCCTGCACGACATCGGGGAGCGCTGGATCTCGTCGTTCGACCGACCCCGCCTGGCGGCGCTCTCCGCCATCCGGTCCCGAGCAGAGGAGTACGCGATGACCGAGTCCGTCCCGACCTACGTGTACGTCACCTACATCCGCGCCGGCGCCGAGCAGGTGTGGCACGCGCTCACCGACGCAGACCTCACCGCCCGCTACTGGGGGCACGCGAACGTCTCCGACTGGCGGCCCGGCTCGCGCTGGGAGCACCGGCGCTCCGGCGCGGTCGACGTGGCCGGCCGCGTGCTCGAGGCCGATCCACCGCGGCGCCTGGTCATCACATTCGGAGCGCCGGACGGCGACGAGCCCCCGGGCGGCGACTCGGTCGTGACCTTCGTCCTCGAGGAGCAGGGCGGGATCGTCCGGCTCACCGTCACCCACGAGAACCTGGCCGACGCGAAGGCGCTCGGGGAGATCTCGCACGGCTGGCCCGCGGTGCTGGCCAACCTCAAGTCGCTGCTGGAGACCGGCGAGGTGCTGCCCGCGGCCCCGTGGGAGATGGCGCCGGCCGGGCAGTCGTCGTGA
- a CDS encoding glycosyltransferase: MTGRLLRVLSGAAVAGALHAAVNAALLRRPPAGPPPVRRPVTVVLPVRDEEAQVGGCLTAVLAQQGVPDLRVVVVDDGSTDGTADVVRSVADPRVRLVAAADPPPGWLGKPHACATGAATGEATDDGVLVFLDADVRLFPDAVAGAVAVLEAHDVDLVSPWPRPVTATAAERLVQPLGPWLWITTLPVRLAERSRRPSLTAANGQFLVVRRSAYARAGGHGAVRGEVIEDVALARAVKRAGGRAVPVDGSRLAACRMYDGWPALRAGYAKSLWASVGGSPGASVAVAAGLTAVWVLPALAALRGSRAGLVGYAAGVAGRAVSAAATGSRVWPDSLAHPLSMLLFDVLLAGSVAGRRRGTLSWRGRPVGGVPVTRETMAG, translated from the coding sequence GTGACCGGCCGGCTGCTGCGGGTCCTCTCCGGCGCGGCCGTCGCCGGCGCGCTGCACGCGGCGGTCAACGCGGCGCTGCTGCGCCGCCCGCCGGCCGGGCCGCCACCGGTGCGCCGGCCGGTCACCGTCGTCCTCCCGGTGCGCGACGAGGAGGCGCAGGTCGGCGGCTGCCTGACCGCGGTGCTCGCCCAGCAGGGTGTGCCGGACCTGCGCGTGGTCGTGGTGGACGACGGCTCGACCGACGGCACCGCCGACGTGGTGCGCTCGGTGGCCGACCCGCGGGTGCGCCTGGTCGCCGCCGCCGACCCGCCGCCGGGCTGGCTGGGCAAGCCGCACGCCTGCGCCACCGGGGCGGCCACCGGCGAGGCAACGGACGACGGCGTGCTGGTCTTCCTCGACGCCGACGTCCGGCTGTTCCCCGACGCGGTGGCCGGCGCGGTCGCCGTCCTCGAGGCGCACGACGTGGACCTGGTCTCCCCCTGGCCGCGGCCGGTGACCGCGACCGCGGCCGAGCGCCTGGTGCAGCCGCTCGGCCCGTGGCTGTGGATCACCACCCTGCCGGTGCGGCTGGCCGAACGGTCCCGGCGACCGTCGCTGACCGCGGCCAACGGCCAGTTCCTCGTCGTCCGGCGGTCGGCGTACGCGCGGGCCGGCGGGCACGGCGCGGTGCGCGGCGAGGTGATCGAGGACGTCGCGCTGGCGCGGGCGGTGAAACGGGCCGGTGGCCGGGCGGTGCCGGTCGACGGGTCGCGGCTGGCCGCCTGCCGGATGTACGACGGCTGGCCGGCGCTGCGGGCGGGCTACGCCAAGTCGCTGTGGGCCTCGGTCGGCGGGTCGCCGGGAGCGAGCGTGGCGGTGGCGGCCGGGCTGACCGCCGTCTGGGTGCTGCCCGCCCTCGCCGCGCTGCGCGGGTCGCGCGCCGGGCTGGTCGGCTACGCGGCGGGCGTGGCCGGGCGGGCGGTGTCGGCCGCGGCGACCGGCAGCCGGGTGTGGCCGGACTCCCTGGCGCACCCGCTGTCGATGCTGCTGTTCGACGTCCTGCTCGCCGGGTCGGTTGCGGGCAGACGGCGGGGCACGCTGTCCTGGCGCGGCCGCCCGGTCGGCGGCGTCCCGGTCACGCGGGAGACGATGGCCGGGTGA
- a CDS encoding TIGR03086 family metal-binding protein produces MTGTVSLPLTAEIALFARAAGYALESLAEVSDADLGRPTPCGDWDLRTLLLHLADTADGLTGLALTGELALPSLPRTDDADPAAVARDRLLRLLDALTSAAADDRPGDQDRAAHALAAARGGAIEVALHGWDVATACSSGRAMPPGLATALLQAATSLVEDGARPGLFAAPVSVPPDAGPEDRLVAFLGRRPAAGPHGWS; encoded by the coding sequence GTGACGGGCACGGTGTCACTCCCGCTCACCGCAGAGATCGCTCTCTTCGCGCGCGCCGCCGGCTACGCGCTGGAGAGCCTGGCGGAGGTTTCCGACGCCGACCTCGGGCGGCCCACGCCCTGCGGCGACTGGGACCTGCGGACGCTGCTGCTGCACCTCGCCGACACCGCCGACGGTCTCACCGGCCTGGCCCTCACCGGCGAGCTGGCCCTGCCCTCTCTCCCCCGCACGGACGACGCGGACCCCGCGGCCGTCGCCCGGGACCGCCTGCTGCGCCTGCTCGACGCCCTCACGTCGGCCGCCGCGGACGACCGGCCGGGCGATCAGGACCGCGCCGCGCACGCTCTGGCGGCCGCGCGCGGCGGCGCGATCGAAGTCGCCCTCCACGGCTGGGACGTCGCCACGGCCTGCAGCTCGGGACGCGCCATGCCGCCCGGGCTCGCCACCGCGCTCCTGCAGGCGGCGACCTCGCTGGTGGAGGACGGCGCCCGCCCGGGCCTGTTCGCCGCGCCCGTGTCCGTGCCGCCGGACGCGGGCCCGGAGGACCGCCTGGTCGCCTTCCTCGGCCGTCGGCCCGCGGCGGGTCCCCACGGCTGGAGCTGA
- a CDS encoding ABC transporter ATP-binding protein, whose protein sequence is MIRTRGLVKRYGRLRAVDGIDLDVRAGDVYGFLGANGSGKTTTVRMLLGLVLPTAGEVELLGGRMPRAGRRVLPRVGALVEGPAHHGHLSGRANLGLIDAAGPGGSRRTRRARIDEVLEQVGLGGIDRRPVRAYSLGMRQRLGLAAALLRRPELLVLDEPTNGLDPQGIHEIRDLLLELNRGGTTVFLSSHLLAEVEQLCTRVGVLDRGRLVLQDELARLTAPTGATVVDTPAADRVRAVLDGRVLGVEGSRVVVRGTDPAEVNALLVGAGVPVTGLALQRPTLEEVVLAAAGTSADRVEAVR, encoded by the coding sequence GTGATCCGCACCCGGGGGCTGGTCAAGCGCTACGGCCGGCTGCGCGCGGTCGACGGCATCGACCTCGACGTCCGCGCCGGCGACGTCTACGGGTTCCTCGGCGCCAACGGCTCGGGCAAGACGACGACGGTGCGGATGCTGCTGGGCCTGGTGCTGCCGACGGCCGGCGAGGTCGAGCTGCTGGGCGGGCGGATGCCGCGCGCCGGCCGCCGGGTGCTGCCACGCGTCGGCGCGCTGGTCGAGGGGCCGGCGCACCACGGGCACCTGTCCGGGCGGGCCAACCTCGGGCTGATCGACGCCGCCGGGCCGGGCGGCTCCCGGCGCACCCGCCGGGCGCGGATCGACGAGGTGCTCGAGCAGGTGGGGCTCGGCGGCATCGACCGCCGGCCGGTGCGCGCCTACTCCCTCGGCATGCGGCAGCGGCTGGGGCTGGCCGCCGCGCTGCTGCGCCGTCCCGAGCTCCTGGTGCTCGACGAGCCGACCAACGGCCTGGACCCGCAGGGGATCCACGAGATCCGCGACCTGCTGCTCGAGCTGAACCGCGGCGGGACGACGGTGTTCCTCTCCAGCCACCTGCTGGCCGAGGTCGAGCAGCTGTGCACCCGCGTCGGCGTGCTCGACCGCGGCCGGCTGGTGCTGCAGGACGAGCTGGCCCGGCTGACCGCGCCCACCGGCGCGACGGTGGTGGACACCCCGGCCGCCGACCGGGTGCGGGCGGTGCTCGACGGGCGGGTGCTCGGGGTCGAGGGCTCGCGGGTGGTGGTGCGCGGCACCGACCCGGCCGAGGTCAACGCACTGCTCGTGGGCGCGGGGGTGCCGGTGACGGGGCTGGCGCTGCAGCGGCCCACCCTGGAGGAGGTCGTCCTCGCCGCGGCCGGCACCAGCGCCGACCGGGTGGAGGCGGTCCGGTGA
- a CDS encoding carbohydrate kinase family protein, with product MPVVVTGSIATDHLMTFPGKFTEQFVEGQMENVSLSFLVDDLVQHRGGAGANMAYGLGLLGLAPVLVGAVGSDFADYDAWLTRHGVDTASVHWSELKHTARFVCTTDAVNNQIASFYSGAMSEACSIELAPVAERVGGLDLVVVGPNDPTAMVRHTRECRDRGYAFVADPSQQLAWADGEMIRDLVDGADLLFTNEYEAALLLQKTGWSDGEVLDRVGTWITTRAADGVLVRQAGAEPIEVIAVPETKPVEPTGGGDALRAGFIAGRVWGLSLERATQLGSAVATEAVEVIGTQEYELRREPFLERFAAAFGTDAADEIAAHLPG from the coding sequence GTGCCCGTCGTCGTCACCGGCTCCATCGCCACCGACCACCTGATGACCTTCCCGGGGAAGTTCACCGAGCAGTTCGTCGAGGGACAGATGGAGAACGTGTCGCTGTCGTTCCTGGTCGACGACCTGGTGCAGCACCGTGGCGGCGCCGGGGCCAACATGGCCTACGGGCTGGGCCTGCTCGGGCTCGCGCCGGTGCTGGTGGGCGCGGTCGGCAGCGACTTCGCCGACTACGACGCCTGGCTGACCCGGCACGGCGTCGACACCGCCAGCGTGCACTGGTCGGAGCTCAAGCACACCGCTCGCTTCGTCTGCACGACGGACGCGGTCAACAACCAGATCGCGTCGTTCTACTCGGGCGCGATGTCGGAGGCCTGCTCTATCGAGCTGGCCCCGGTCGCCGAGCGCGTGGGCGGGCTGGACCTGGTCGTCGTCGGACCCAACGACCCGACGGCGATGGTGCGCCACACCCGCGAGTGCCGGGACCGCGGCTACGCCTTCGTCGCCGACCCCAGCCAGCAGCTGGCCTGGGCCGACGGCGAGATGATCCGCGACCTGGTCGACGGCGCCGACCTGCTGTTCACCAACGAGTACGAGGCCGCCCTGCTGCTGCAGAAGACCGGCTGGAGCGATGGCGAGGTGCTCGACCGGGTCGGCACCTGGATCACCACGCGGGCGGCCGACGGCGTGCTCGTGCGGCAGGCCGGGGCCGAGCCGATCGAGGTGATCGCCGTCCCGGAGACCAAGCCGGTCGAGCCCACCGGTGGCGGTGACGCGCTGCGCGCCGGGTTCATCGCCGGCCGGGTGTGGGGGTTGAGCCTGGAGCGGGCCACCCAGCTGGGGTCGGCGGTCGCCACCGAGGCGGTCGAGGTCATCGGCACCCAGGAGTACGAGCTGCGGCGCGAGCCCTTCCTCGAGCGCTTCGCCGCCGCGTTCGGCACGGACGCCGCCGACGAGATCGCCGCGCACCTGCCCGGTTGA
- a CDS encoding transcriptional regulator, whose protein sequence is MAARGRGALARWAAVGLLVAVLVALPTVVAALPADDADVPAAELRAVVLTSEDVGFSGYAVSAGGLALPVSERLTDVADLFSDRTLMRVWWRGPEEHRVDVVSGAGETGVHRDPGGTWTWDFEAGTATRGTPASLALPTPPDLLPAALGRRLLSEAADEELSRAGARRVAGRDALGLRLVPADVASSVGRVDVWVDPASGLPLQVEVFAEGAGLPALDTRFLDLDLAVPPADVVAFTPPPEATLLTAPDTEELIAQAEERAPDVRLPRELAGLPRRTFQGVPDAVGVYGRGVTLLAAAPVPGRLAGGLREALTASPDAVTDELGTRVAAGPLGLMLVDPGEGPAYVLTGTVTLDALADAARRLPGAAS, encoded by the coding sequence ATGGCCGCACGGGGGCGAGGCGCGCTCGCCCGGTGGGCGGCGGTGGGCCTGCTCGTCGCGGTGCTGGTGGCGCTGCCCACGGTCGTGGCGGCGCTGCCCGCGGACGACGCCGACGTGCCCGCCGCCGAGCTGCGCGCCGTGGTGCTGACCAGCGAGGACGTCGGCTTCTCCGGCTACGCGGTGTCGGCCGGGGGGTTGGCCCTGCCGGTGTCCGAGCGGCTCACCGACGTCGCCGACCTGTTCAGCGACCGCACCCTGATGCGCGTGTGGTGGCGTGGCCCGGAGGAGCACCGGGTCGACGTGGTGAGCGGAGCAGGGGAGACCGGCGTGCACCGCGACCCCGGCGGCACCTGGACGTGGGACTTCGAGGCCGGCACCGCCACCCGCGGCACCCCGGCGTCTCTCGCGCTGCCCACCCCGCCGGACCTGCTGCCCGCCGCCCTCGGCCGCCGGCTGCTGTCCGAGGCCGCCGACGAGGAGCTCTCCCGCGCCGGAGCCCGCCGGGTGGCCGGCCGCGACGCGCTGGGGCTGCGGCTGGTGCCGGCCGACGTCGCCTCGTCCGTCGGCCGGGTCGACGTCTGGGTCGACCCGGCCAGCGGGCTGCCGCTGCAGGTGGAGGTGTTCGCCGAGGGCGCCGGCCTGCCGGCGCTGGACACCCGCTTCCTCGACCTCGACCTCGCCGTCCCCCCGGCCGACGTCGTCGCCTTCACCCCGCCGCCGGAGGCCACCCTGCTCACCGCGCCCGACACCGAGGAGCTGATCGCGCAGGCCGAGGAGCGGGCGCCGGACGTGCGGCTGCCCCGGGAGCTGGCCGGCCTGCCGCGGCGGACCTTCCAGGGCGTCCCCGACGCGGTCGGCGTCTACGGCCGCGGTGTCACGCTCCTGGCGGCCGCGCCGGTGCCGGGCCGGCTGGCCGGTGGGCTGCGCGAGGCGCTGACCGCGAGCCCCGACGCTGTCACCGACGAGCTGGGCACCCGGGTCGCCGCCGGCCCGCTCGGGCTGATGCTGGTCGACCCGGGCGAGGGTCCGGCCTACGTGCTCACCGGCACGGTCACCCTCGACGCGCTCGCCGACGCCGCGCGCCGGTTGCCCGGGGCCGCGTCGTGA
- a CDS encoding ABC transporter permease, translating into MIGVELRKLFRRPRTWVTIAVLNALPVLVAVLLQLTDLAPRPGEGPPFLSAVLTNGALFPLAALAIVLPLFLPIAVAVVAGDAVAGEAQAGTLRYLLVRPSGRTRLLVAKLVALMAFVLVTVLVVAGVGYVVGTTLFDTQPVGGGTSVSGTSLSQQELAGRSLMAIGYVTVSMLGVAAFGLFFSTLTDSPLAAALGALAVLVTSSLLFTLDAASPIAPYLPTRYWLAFVDLFRDPILWRDVVRGLALQGLYVGVLLAAAWANFTTKDVTS; encoded by the coding sequence GTGATCGGCGTCGAGCTGCGCAAGCTGTTCCGCCGTCCCCGCACCTGGGTGACGATCGCCGTCCTCAACGCGCTGCCGGTGCTGGTCGCCGTCCTGCTGCAGCTGACCGACCTCGCGCCCCGGCCGGGAGAGGGGCCGCCGTTCCTGTCCGCCGTCCTGACCAACGGCGCGCTGTTCCCGCTCGCGGCGCTGGCCATCGTGCTGCCGCTGTTTCTGCCCATCGCGGTCGCCGTCGTCGCCGGGGACGCCGTCGCTGGCGAGGCGCAGGCCGGCACGCTGCGCTACCTGCTGGTCCGGCCGTCCGGGCGCACCCGGCTGCTGGTCGCCAAGCTGGTCGCGCTCATGGCGTTCGTGCTGGTCACCGTGCTGGTGGTGGCGGGCGTGGGCTACGTCGTGGGGACGACGCTGTTCGACACCCAGCCCGTCGGCGGCGGTACGTCGGTGTCGGGCACCTCGCTGTCGCAGCAGGAGCTGGCGGGCCGCAGCCTCATGGCCATCGGCTACGTCACGGTCTCCATGCTCGGCGTCGCCGCCTTCGGGCTGTTCTTCTCCACGCTCACCGACTCGCCGCTGGCCGCCGCGCTCGGCGCGCTCGCCGTGCTGGTCACCTCCTCGCTGCTGTTCACCCTGGACGCCGCCTCACCGATCGCGCCCTACCTGCCCACCCGGTACTGGCTGGCGTTCGTCGACCTGTTCCGCGACCCGATCCTGTGGCGGGACGTCGTGCGCGGGCTGGCGCTGCAGGGTCTCTACGTCGGCGTGCTGCTGGCCGCGGCCTGGGCGAACTTCACCACCAAGGACGTCACGAGCTAG
- a CDS encoding CDP-alcohol phosphatidyltransferase family protein, whose translation MLSREEYLAAWSTWHGGADPTTSRLVHGWLSGVYALARRFAGLPPVAVTAGGLLVAVAAVVPAAAGGPWLVLAGVLVGFSAVLDGLDGALAIATGRASRRGFVLDSAVDRLGEGAFAAALWVAGAPGWLAAAFGALCWLPDYLRARAGQAGVTETGELSVWERPTRVVMTGFTLGGAGVVAGFGWAGAVVTCGTAVGCLLGVVGVAQLGTALRRALAD comes from the coding sequence GTGCTGAGCCGCGAGGAGTACCTCGCCGCCTGGTCGACGTGGCACGGCGGGGCCGACCCCACGACCAGCCGGCTGGTGCACGGCTGGTTGTCCGGGGTGTACGCGCTGGCCCGCCGGTTCGCCGGGCTGCCGCCGGTCGCGGTGACCGCCGGGGGGCTGCTCGTCGCCGTGGCCGCTGTCGTCCCGGCCGCGGCCGGCGGTCCGTGGCTGGTGCTCGCCGGGGTGCTCGTCGGGTTCTCCGCCGTCCTCGACGGGTTGGACGGTGCGCTCGCGATCGCCACCGGTCGGGCGTCGCGCCGCGGCTTCGTCCTCGACTCGGCCGTCGACCGGCTCGGCGAGGGCGCGTTCGCCGCCGCGCTGTGGGTCGCCGGCGCCCCCGGCTGGCTGGCCGCGGCGTTCGGCGCGCTGTGCTGGCTGCCGGACTACCTGCGCGCCCGGGCCGGGCAGGCCGGCGTCACCGAGACCGGGGAGCTGTCGGTCTGGGAGCGCCCCACCCGGGTGGTGATGACCGGCTTCACCCTCGGCGGGGCCGGGGTGGTGGCCGGGTTCGGGTGGGCCGGGGCCGTGGTCACCTGCGGGACGGCGGTCGGCTGCCTGCTCGGCGTCGTCGGCGTCGCCCAGCTCGGGACGGCGCTGAGGCGGGCGCTGGCCGACTGA
- a CDS encoding DUF808 domain-containing protein: MAGGLVALFDDVAVLARAAAASVDDIGAAAGRASAKAAGVVVDDTAVTPQYVHGLAAEREIPIIKRIALGSLRNKLVIILPAILLLSQFLPFLLTPILMIGGAYLCYEGAEKVWHKLSGHSEAHASVEQALPDEKTIVSGAVRTDFILSAEIMVISLNEVAGEGFWSRAVILAVVAVGITILVYGVVGLIVKMDDVGLSLSQRPGKGISRFGHGLVKAMPRLLTALTVVGTAAMLWVGGHILLVGSDELGLHAVYGAVHHLEELAHEATGALGGVVGWLVNTLASALAGLVVGALIVLVMNLTVHRRKAHPAGGTSH, translated from the coding sequence GTGGCCGGTGGACTCGTAGCCCTGTTCGACGACGTGGCGGTCCTGGCGCGCGCCGCCGCTGCCTCCGTCGACGACATCGGGGCGGCTGCAGGACGAGCCAGCGCCAAGGCCGCGGGTGTCGTCGTCGACGACACCGCCGTCACGCCGCAGTACGTGCACGGCCTGGCCGCCGAGCGCGAGATCCCGATCATCAAGCGCATCGCCCTGGGCTCGCTGCGCAACAAGCTGGTGATCATCCTGCCCGCCATCCTGCTGCTCAGCCAGTTCCTGCCGTTCCTCCTCACCCCGATCCTGATGATCGGAGGGGCCTATCTGTGCTACGAGGGCGCGGAGAAGGTCTGGCACAAGCTCAGCGGCCACTCCGAGGCCCACGCATCGGTGGAGCAGGCGCTCCCGGACGAGAAGACGATCGTGAGCGGGGCCGTGCGCACCGACTTCATCCTCTCGGCGGAGATCATGGTGATCTCGCTGAACGAGGTGGCCGGCGAGGGCTTCTGGTCCCGCGCGGTGATCCTCGCGGTCGTCGCGGTCGGCATCACGATCCTCGTCTACGGCGTCGTCGGCCTCATCGTGAAGATGGACGACGTCGGGCTGTCCCTGTCCCAGCGCCCCGGGAAGGGCATCTCCCGGTTCGGCCACGGACTGGTGAAGGCGATGCCGCGGCTGCTCACCGCCCTGACCGTGGTCGGGACCGCCGCGATGCTGTGGGTCGGCGGGCACATCCTGCTGGTGGGCTCCGACGAGCTGGGGCTGCACGCCGTCTACGGCGCCGTGCACCACCTGGAGGAACTCGCGCACGAGGCCACCGGAGCCCTCGGCGGGGTGGTGGGGTGGCTCGTCAACACCCTGGCCAGCGCGCTCGCCGGGCTCGTCGTCGGGGCGTTGATCGTGCTGGTCATGAACCTCACGGTGCACCGGCGCAAGGCTCACCCGGCGGGCGGGACGTCGCACTAG